The Sporosarcina ureae genome includes a region encoding these proteins:
- a CDS encoding ABC transporter ATP-binding protein, producing the protein MMRKPFGYEPIIQKQDLSKAERKKVQKAGDWKSVLARIWRLIDQQRGLLITVLTLVFISSALALIGPLMIGNMIDHFIIPKKVDGLSMQIGLLLLVYAGFSLSTYFQNYWMVGIAQQTVYRLRTQLFGHLQKLPIRFFDKRQHGELMSRVTNDIENVSQTLNSSLIQVFSSVLTLVGTLSIMLYLSPLLTLLTMIIVPVMFIAMRWITRRTGILFKEQQRAIGELNGMIEETVSGQRVVKAFSQEQNVMEEFARKSERLRTAGFWAQTYSGFIPKVMNTLNNMSFAIVAGVGGLLAVTGTGGVTVGTIVIFSEYARQFTRPLNDLANQFNTVLSAIAGAERVFAILDEPVEKDEATKQIETVHGDVEFRHVTFGYDEEAIIKNLSFRVRSGETAAFVGATGAGKTTIMQLLSRFYEVDSGQILLDGIPINELPRHTVRSQMAFVLQDPFLFEATVRENIRYGRLDATDEEVEKAAKKANAHSFICKLPSGYDTVLTAGGEEISQGQKQLLSIARALVADPTLLLLDEATSSIDTVTELAIQEALERLMEGRTSFVIAHRLNTIRQADKIFVLANGELLESGSHEELLERKGVFYGMLHNEE; encoded by the coding sequence ATGATGCGAAAACCTTTCGGCTATGAACCTATTATCCAAAAACAAGACCTATCAAAAGCAGAGCGCAAAAAAGTTCAAAAAGCGGGAGATTGGAAATCTGTCCTCGCACGCATTTGGCGTTTGATCGACCAACAACGAGGGTTACTGATTACAGTGTTGACACTCGTTTTCATCAGTTCAGCCCTAGCGCTAATCGGCCCATTGATGATCGGGAATATGATCGACCATTTCATTATTCCGAAAAAAGTGGACGGGCTCAGTATGCAAATTGGTTTATTATTGCTTGTGTATGCAGGCTTTTCCTTGTCTACCTATTTCCAAAACTACTGGATGGTCGGCATCGCACAACAAACAGTCTATCGTCTACGCACGCAATTATTTGGCCATCTCCAGAAGTTGCCGATCCGATTTTTCGATAAACGACAGCACGGTGAATTGATGAGCCGCGTGACGAACGATATTGAGAATGTCAGTCAAACGCTAAATTCCTCATTAATCCAAGTTTTTTCCAGTGTGCTGACGCTCGTCGGTACTCTATCGATTATGCTGTATCTCAGTCCGTTATTGACGTTGCTCACTATGATCATCGTCCCTGTCATGTTCATTGCTATGCGCTGGATCACTCGACGCACAGGGATATTATTTAAAGAACAACAGCGCGCAATTGGTGAATTAAATGGCATGATTGAAGAAACGGTTTCGGGTCAGCGAGTCGTCAAAGCATTCTCACAGGAACAGAATGTTATGGAAGAGTTCGCGCGAAAAAGCGAACGCCTACGGACAGCAGGTTTCTGGGCACAGACGTATTCAGGTTTCATTCCGAAAGTCATGAACACGCTCAATAATATGTCGTTCGCGATCGTCGCAGGAGTAGGCGGACTGCTGGCGGTGACAGGAACTGGCGGCGTAACGGTCGGAACGATTGTTATTTTCAGTGAGTACGCCAGACAATTTACGCGACCATTAAATGATTTGGCTAATCAATTCAATACCGTCCTCTCCGCCATCGCAGGAGCAGAGCGAGTATTTGCTATTCTGGACGAGCCGGTGGAAAAAGATGAAGCAACGAAGCAAATCGAAACAGTACATGGCGATGTCGAGTTCCGCCATGTGACGTTTGGCTATGATGAGGAAGCGATTATTAAGAACCTTAGCTTTCGTGTTCGATCAGGTGAAACTGCGGCTTTTGTTGGTGCAACAGGAGCAGGGAAGACGACGATCATGCAATTGCTATCACGTTTTTATGAAGTAGATAGCGGTCAAATTCTGCTCGACGGCATCCCGATCAATGAACTGCCACGCCATACGGTACGTAGTCAAATGGCCTTCGTCTTGCAAGATCCGTTCTTGTTCGAAGCGACAGTGCGCGAAAACATTCGCTACGGTCGACTCGACGCAACGGACGAAGAAGTAGAAAAAGCCGCCAAAAAGGCCAACGCCCACAGCTTCATCTGCAAACTACCGTCAGGCTATGACACGGTATTAACGGCAGGTGGCGAAGAGATATCACAAGGACAAAAACAACTATTATCTATCGCTCGAGCACTAGTGGCGGATCCGACCTTGCTGTTACTCGACGAAGCGACGAGCAGCATCGATACCGTGACAGAGCTCGCGATTCAAGAAGCGTTGGAGCGTCTCATGGAAGGACGAACAAGCTTCGTCATCGCCCACCGTTTGAACACCATTAGACAAGCAGACAAAATCTTCGTACTGGCAAATGGCGAGCTACTCGAATCCGGCAGTCACGAAGAACTGCTGGAACGAAAAGGCGTGTTTTACGGGATGCTGCATAATGAAGAGTAA
- a CDS encoding SDR family oxidoreductase, translated as MSKNRYEKMDDNIPGQTQSTQPGVEEEMNPAPIYDDPNFTGADKLKGKTALITGGDSGIGRAVAVSYAKEGANVAIAYLADQEDEDADKTIALIEKYGGKAKKYQTDISSDDNCKQLIRQVIEDFGELNILVNNAGKQFPQTSIEDITEEQLKETFETNFFGLFFMSKAALAHMKKGDCIVNTSSITAYNGSPGLLDYSATKGAITSFTRSLALNVSDKGIRVNAVAPGPIWTPLIPATFDAKKVDEHGADTPMKRRGQPAENAPAYVFLASQDSSYMTGQTIHVDGGDFVGS; from the coding sequence ATGAGTAAAAATCGATACGAAAAAATGGATGACAACATACCAGGACAAACACAATCTACACAGCCTGGCGTGGAGGAAGAAATGAATCCCGCGCCAATTTATGATGATCCTAATTTTACAGGTGCAGATAAATTGAAAGGAAAAACCGCATTGATCACGGGCGGTGACAGTGGAATTGGTCGCGCTGTCGCGGTGTCCTATGCGAAAGAAGGTGCGAACGTCGCCATCGCCTATTTGGCTGATCAGGAAGATGAAGATGCCGACAAAACGATTGCTTTAATTGAGAAATATGGTGGGAAAGCGAAGAAGTATCAGACTGATATTAGTAGCGATGACAACTGTAAACAACTAATCCGCCAAGTAATAGAAGACTTCGGCGAGCTCAATATACTCGTTAACAATGCCGGTAAACAATTTCCGCAAACCTCGATCGAAGACATTACGGAAGAACAGTTGAAGGAAACGTTTGAAACGAACTTCTTCGGCTTGTTCTTTATGTCAAAAGCAGCCCTTGCGCATATGAAAAAAGGCGACTGCATCGTCAACACTTCTTCGATTACAGCTTATAACGGCTCGCCTGGATTGCTTGATTACTCCGCAACAAAAGGAGCTATCACAAGCTTTACCCGTTCATTGGCCTTAAATGTATCGGACAAAGGAATTCGTGTCAACGCAGTGGCACCAGGACCGATCTGGACACCGCTCATCCCTGCTACATTCGACGCGAAAAAGGTGGATGAACATGGTGCAGACACACCGATGAAACGCCGTGGACAGCCTGCTGAGAACGCACCCGCTTATGTATTCTTGGCTTCACAGGACTCGAGCTATATGACGGGACAGACGATACACGTCGATGGCGGTGACTTTGTTGGGTCTTAA
- a CDS encoding aminotransferase class I/II-fold pyridoxal phosphate-dependent enzyme, translated as MSIFSPAIFGDLKAAAELKKATGAQVIDLSLGSPDLPPDERVRQALSEQSALASSYGYTLGGTKRFHEAVANYYKRRTGVTINPDTEILQTMGSQEGLVHLPFAFCDEGDYVLTTNPAYVAYDAGIKLAGAVPYYMPLLAENDFLPNLNEVPEDVLKKTKLLILNLPGNPVPAMPNEAFFEEVVTFAKKHEIIVLHDAAYSEYYFTGDRPASFLTTPGAMEVGLEINSLSKSFSLAGARIAYFVGNTEMIKVLRELKSNLDYGTFGPIQEAAIVALDNGEEITNRLRAEFSKRHHALMDGLASLGWETTPSEGGMFVWAKYPYEIDDIEFVFEVIKQTGVVIVPGSIFGTAGKGYVRLALVQKVELIEQAIQQLKELSIVSV; from the coding sequence ATGTCTATATTCTCACCAGCGATCTTTGGTGACTTAAAAGCAGCCGCCGAGTTAAAAAAAGCAACAGGTGCGCAAGTCATCGATTTGAGTCTCGGTAGCCCGGACCTTCCGCCTGACGAGCGTGTGCGTCAAGCATTGTCTGAGCAAAGCGCGTTAGCCTCATCTTACGGTTACACACTGGGAGGAACGAAGCGATTCCATGAAGCCGTCGCGAATTATTACAAACGACGCACAGGTGTCACCATCAATCCCGATACAGAAATCTTGCAGACAATGGGTTCGCAGGAAGGTCTCGTCCATTTACCGTTCGCATTTTGCGACGAAGGAGATTACGTCCTGACAACGAATCCTGCCTATGTCGCTTATGACGCAGGAATCAAACTAGCAGGCGCAGTGCCTTATTACATGCCATTACTTGCGGAAAACGACTTCTTGCCTAATCTGAATGAAGTCCCGGAAGATGTGCTGAAAAAAACTAAATTATTGATCCTCAACCTACCAGGAAATCCAGTACCCGCTATGCCAAATGAAGCTTTTTTCGAAGAAGTCGTAACGTTCGCAAAAAAACACGAAATCATCGTGCTTCATGACGCAGCGTATTCGGAATACTATTTCACAGGCGACCGTCCAGCGAGTTTCCTCACAACGCCTGGCGCAATGGAAGTCGGTTTGGAAATCAACTCGCTATCAAAAAGCTTCAGCTTGGCAGGCGCACGGATCGCGTACTTCGTCGGTAATACTGAAATGATCAAAGTGCTACGCGAACTAAAATCCAACCTCGACTATGGAACATTCGGCCCAATCCAAGAAGCGGCCATTGTGGCGCTTGATAACGGGGAGGAAATCACCAACCGTCTACGCGCGGAGTTCTCTAAACGCCACCACGCGTTAATGGACGGCCTCGCATCATTAGGCTGGGAAACGACTCCATCTGAAGGCGGTATGTTCGTCTGGGCGAAGTATCCCTATGAAATCGACGACATAGAATTCGTCTTCGAAGTCATCAAACAAACAGGCGTGGTCATAGTCCCCGGTAGCATCTTCGGTACCGCAGGGAAAGGTTACGTCCGCCTCGCCCTCGTACAGAAAGTTGAATTGATTGAACAAGCGATTCAACAGCTGAAAGAATTATCGATTGTTAGCGTGTAA
- a CDS encoding beta-propeller domain-containing protein: MNTGKWLIVLGVAGTIGVLVLISFLFWPKVGVTSTKSVLAGQSLHVYFTDPVKGNVDASQFYVTKNKEKTPAKLAYGNGKTSLQVGELQPGNYTLHVPANSFGIWERAANQALSFTVLESVQPVTSIKKIENFFERVKPQGRSEIMEESSSEDKASGSGVDHSQTNQQVAGVDEADTVKTDGDFLYDVLNGDGLMITDIRNPNEMVRASKTDFTDGFYANQLYVDQDKVVVIGGQNLDAPTSNMDMKITEDRIMPMQQLSVIRVYDVTDRTNPKLIRETGAEGYVIGTRKIGQFVYMVTNNQPFLWYDHPTPAEDQLLPTVYDSASNQQVQPLALDKISILPGAMEPSYSVITTLDIESGERGGVDTKAYLGSGEQLYMSADHLYLTSTNYQDNQQSTSEVFKFSLEKTHVHFLQTAQLKGTILNQFSMDEHNGYFRTVTTEGNLWDERNKAKNHLFILDENMKQVGSVENLAVNERIYSARFLGDKAYMVTFRETDPLFVMDVADPTNPKVLGELKIPGFSNYLHPLDEGHLIGFGYETIAKKNPQGGAPIIQTGGMKISVFDVTDFANPKETASEIIGGQGTYSSVQHDHHALFIHPTRNLFGFSISVYAQSQRENILNLQSTGAMIYEITAEHGIVQTADLTKPMTNDYMDWEKEIQRLVYSGNSLYTISVNEVNSYTLDQFTPLNTLERTIR; encoded by the coding sequence ATGAATACAGGTAAATGGCTCATTGTGTTGGGGGTAGCTGGAACGATCGGAGTGCTTGTGCTGATCAGTTTTTTATTCTGGCCAAAAGTAGGCGTCACATCAACAAAGTCTGTGCTCGCGGGTCAGTCACTACACGTCTACTTTACAGACCCTGTGAAAGGAAACGTGGACGCTTCACAGTTTTACGTGACGAAAAATAAGGAGAAGACACCGGCCAAGCTTGCGTACGGAAATGGAAAGACGTCATTGCAAGTAGGGGAGTTGCAACCCGGAAACTATACATTGCATGTTCCAGCGAATAGTTTTGGCATCTGGGAACGCGCAGCAAACCAAGCGCTTTCATTCACCGTCCTCGAATCCGTACAGCCCGTCACGTCTATTAAGAAGATCGAGAACTTCTTTGAACGAGTGAAACCTCAAGGACGCAGTGAAATTATGGAAGAGTCTTCTTCGGAAGACAAAGCTTCTGGTAGCGGTGTCGACCATTCACAAACCAACCAGCAAGTAGCGGGTGTAGATGAAGCCGACACTGTCAAAACAGACGGCGATTTCCTATACGACGTCTTAAATGGTGATGGACTTATGATCACGGATATACGAAATCCAAACGAGATGGTCCGGGCCAGCAAGACCGACTTCACCGATGGATTCTATGCAAACCAACTGTATGTAGATCAAGACAAAGTCGTAGTCATCGGTGGCCAAAATCTAGACGCACCAACGTCCAATATGGATATGAAAATAACAGAAGATCGGATCATGCCGATGCAGCAACTTTCCGTTATCCGTGTATATGACGTCACGGACCGCACGAATCCGAAACTCATTCGCGAAACAGGGGCAGAAGGCTACGTCATCGGCACACGTAAAATCGGCCAATTCGTCTATATGGTCACGAATAATCAACCATTTCTCTGGTACGATCATCCAACTCCAGCAGAAGATCAGCTACTACCAACAGTCTATGATTCCGCATCCAATCAACAAGTTCAGCCACTAGCACTCGATAAAATTTCCATTTTGCCAGGCGCGATGGAACCTTCCTACTCGGTCATTACGACACTCGATATCGAATCAGGAGAACGAGGTGGAGTAGATACAAAAGCATATCTCGGCAGCGGTGAACAACTGTACATGTCTGCAGATCATCTATACTTGACGTCTACAAACTACCAAGACAATCAGCAAAGCACTAGTGAAGTATTCAAATTCAGCCTCGAGAAAACGCATGTGCATTTCCTGCAAACCGCTCAACTAAAAGGGACCATCTTAAATCAGTTTTCCATGGATGAGCACAACGGCTATTTCCGGACAGTCACAACAGAAGGCAATCTGTGGGACGAACGCAATAAAGCGAAGAACCATTTATTCATCCTCGACGAAAACATGAAGCAAGTCGGTTCAGTCGAAAATCTAGCAGTCAATGAACGCATTTACTCCGCACGATTCCTAGGAGACAAAGCGTATATGGTCACGTTCCGTGAAACAGATCCGCTATTCGTCATGGACGTTGCGGACCCGACTAACCCAAAAGTACTCGGCGAACTAAAAATACCAGGCTTCAGCAACTATTTGCATCCACTTGACGAAGGCCACTTAATCGGCTTCGGCTATGAAACCATCGCGAAGAAAAATCCACAAGGTGGCGCACCCATCATCCAAACAGGCGGCATGAAAATCTCCGTGTTCGACGTGACAGACTTTGCAAATCCAAAAGAAACCGCTTCTGAAATCATCGGCGGGCAAGGGACCTATTCATCAGTCCAACACGACCATCACGCACTGTTCATCCACCCAACACGAAACCTATTCGGCTTCTCGATCTCAGTGTATGCGCAATCCCAGCGTGAAAACATCCTGAATCTCCAAAGCACTGGCGCCATGATCTACGAAATCACAGCAGAACACGGCATCGTCCAAACCGCCGATCTGACCAAACCCATGACGAATGACTACATGGACTGGGAAAAAGAAATCCAACGTCTGGTATATAGCGGTAATTCCCTCTACACGATTTCCGTAAATGAAGTAAACAGCTACACATTAGACCAATTCACACCGCTGAATACGTTAGAAAGAACTATCCGTTGA
- a CDS encoding DMT family transporter yields the protein MLRLKGIMMIIIGSILWGATGPMMEWILDHSEMSVSMMLILRLSIAGGALLLLLKAKGIQVGRPMRQKLWLRKMLMFGVVGMLGVQFGFVQTIAHSDAVVATLFQFVAPVYIIILLSILQRSFPPGSQVIGMIVALFGLILLLTNGSFSSISLGTTAIVWGVIVGFAFTFYTLYPVVLMAEWGVLLVVGWGMFIGGMTLFVINLPMFFMNLGALLDGPAMGMLLLVTIMGTLAFIMFLQSMNYISPVETSVLSSFEPLTAMIVSVFWLGQAMGVWQISGAAIMLVGVVWLSIGGNRKKESAPFPDSIQEYDHSEV from the coding sequence ATGTTGCGATTAAAAGGAATTATGATGATTATTATCGGTTCGATCTTATGGGGCGCTACGGGGCCTATGATGGAGTGGATTTTGGACCATAGTGAAATGTCTGTTTCGATGATGTTAATCCTTCGTTTGTCGATCGCGGGTGGCGCGTTGCTCTTATTATTGAAAGCAAAAGGCATACAGGTAGGTCGTCCTATGAGACAAAAGTTGTGGTTACGTAAAATGTTGATGTTCGGTGTCGTCGGAATGCTCGGTGTACAATTCGGCTTCGTCCAAACCATCGCACATAGTGACGCAGTGGTGGCTACATTATTCCAATTCGTTGCACCGGTTTACATTATCATTCTGCTTTCAATTTTACAAAGATCCTTCCCACCAGGTAGCCAAGTGATCGGTATGATCGTTGCGTTATTCGGTTTGATTTTACTTTTAACAAACGGTTCATTCTCGAGTATTTCATTGGGGACGACCGCAATTGTGTGGGGTGTGATTGTAGGATTTGCCTTTACATTCTACACATTATATCCCGTAGTTCTTATGGCGGAGTGGGGAGTATTACTCGTCGTCGGCTGGGGAATGTTCATTGGCGGTATGACTTTATTCGTCATCAATTTGCCGATGTTCTTCATGAATCTTGGTGCTTTGCTTGACGGTCCAGCGATGGGTATGTTGTTACTCGTCACTATTATGGGAACGCTCGCCTTCATCATGTTCTTGCAAAGTATGAATTATATTTCACCCGTTGAAACGAGTGTGCTGTCTAGCTTCGAACCGCTTACGGCGATGATCGTTTCCGTTTTCTGGCTAGGTCAGGCAATGGGTGTCTGGCAAATAAGTGGCGCAGCGATCATGCTGGTAGGGGTTGTCTGGTTATCTATCGGAGGTAATCGCAAGAAGGAAAGCGCTCCGTTCCCTGATTCTATTCAAGAGTACGACCATAGCGAGGTATAG
- a CDS encoding GGDEF domain-containing phosphodiesterase, whose product MHTIPLPETSKHQTLVDSLSKYQLVTHTDGDGLITYANQNYLTVSGWTPKRILGKSFWQMFSDQPESQEIANSIWDCLLSGKTWAGKIEKMTRKGDSFFVNTLAVPTLSDFGELQSVFFLELDITEDVRLQERLGDIAFIDVETGLMSRHKLEQVVNESIANASHFSFVYLTIDHYFTMKELQSQESETQLIQEFTNRLKRYFQDNPIARIDTNSFVVLTAFGDWYIQGFYDFLKQQPIYLSHNAQTISISGGIVRFPEDQKTYSQLYKVAMTAANDVISQGGGRIASLSAESHKILNRRLEIDRKMLTALDRNSLHVAYQPQYDVASEKITCYEALVRWEDEDLGVISPDELIPIAEENGLIEEVGAYVAEEAMTFVTKWHRAGNEMNISINSSIRESLNPQWKDRLISILNQTGCPADKVQLEFTEKFALKAEEEQSVLAQMSELQNLGFQFTLDDFGSGYASLRYLQHLPISSVKIDRVFIDTLLSNPKTQKLIEGLIQLSKKINLYTIAEGVSNEQQFELLKEMGIDAMQGHFIGMPMPAEHIEIK is encoded by the coding sequence ATGCACACAATTCCGTTACCAGAGACTAGCAAACATCAGACATTAGTCGATAGTCTAAGTAAATACCAATTAGTTACACATACGGATGGCGATGGTCTAATCACCTATGCTAACCAAAATTACCTAACTGTCAGTGGTTGGACTCCTAAGCGCATCTTAGGCAAATCTTTCTGGCAAATGTTTTCAGATCAACCTGAAAGCCAAGAAATAGCGAACTCCATTTGGGACTGTTTGCTGTCCGGAAAAACATGGGCGGGTAAAATAGAAAAAATGACTCGTAAAGGTGATTCCTTTTTTGTAAATACACTCGCTGTCCCTACCCTCTCCGATTTCGGAGAACTGCAATCTGTGTTCTTCCTAGAACTAGATATCACAGAAGATGTTCGCTTGCAAGAACGCTTAGGAGACATTGCATTCATTGATGTAGAAACCGGACTTATGAGCCGTCACAAGCTAGAACAAGTAGTAAATGAATCCATCGCAAATGCTAGCCATTTTTCATTTGTCTATTTGACGATTGATCATTACTTCACTATGAAAGAGCTGCAATCCCAAGAATCTGAGACGCAGCTTATTCAAGAATTCACCAACCGATTAAAACGCTACTTCCAGGATAATCCGATTGCGCGGATCGATACGAATAGCTTTGTTGTACTGACAGCTTTCGGTGATTGGTATATTCAAGGTTTCTATGATTTCTTAAAGCAACAGCCAATCTACCTCAGCCACAATGCGCAAACCATTTCGATCAGTGGCGGGATTGTCCGTTTCCCTGAAGACCAGAAAACCTATTCGCAACTATACAAAGTCGCGATGACTGCCGCAAATGATGTCATTAGTCAAGGTGGTGGACGGATTGCTTCACTGTCTGCTGAGTCCCATAAAATTCTGAATCGACGTTTGGAAATTGATCGCAAGATGCTAACGGCGCTTGATCGCAATTCATTGCATGTAGCGTATCAGCCACAATACGATGTGGCCAGCGAGAAAATCACTTGCTACGAAGCACTCGTTCGTTGGGAAGATGAAGACCTTGGCGTCATCAGCCCTGACGAATTAATTCCGATTGCAGAAGAAAATGGTTTGATTGAAGAAGTCGGTGCATATGTGGCCGAAGAGGCGATGACGTTCGTAACGAAATGGCATCGTGCAGGGAATGAAATGAATATTTCCATCAACTCTTCTATTCGTGAATCTTTGAATCCACAATGGAAAGACCGATTAATCTCCATCTTGAATCAAACCGGTTGCCCGGCAGATAAAGTGCAACTTGAATTCACCGAGAAATTCGCGCTTAAAGCGGAAGAAGAACAATCCGTGCTGGCACAAATGTCCGAACTACAAAACCTCGGTTTTCAGTTCACTCTCGATGATTTCGGATCAGGATACGCATCGTTGCGCTACTTGCAACACTTGCCGATCTCCAGCGTCAAAATAGACCGCGTCTTTATCGATACGTTGTTGAGCAATCCGAAGACGCAGAAATTGATCGAAGGACTGATCCAACTTTCCAAAAAAATTAACTTATATACCATTGCAGAAGGCGTTAGCAATGAACAACAATTTGAGTTGCTGAAAGAAATGGGCATCGATGCTATGCAAGGTCACTTCATCGGCATGCCGATGCCCGCCGAGCACATCGAAATTAAATAA
- a CDS encoding ABC transporter ATP-binding protein: MKTVFRYALPYKWPMFIAILLMLLELSVELIQPLLIGRIIDEGIMKEDLNTVLIWGSVMMALAFIALFTGVVNSYFAAHAAQSFGYDLRQALFQRVQTFSLAAFLRFPTSSLITRLTNDVTLAQTALFMGLRIMARAPLMALGSLIMAFVVSPKLAVFLLIGAPFLAVFLVGMARKGIRLFGQVQRRLDGVNRLVQENLQAVRLIKAYLRGVFETNRFSKAASALKKDSIHAMRLMELILPVLLFIMNVSFMAVLWFGADEVRNSNMPVGDVVAVINYTMRMTSAFSMFSFLIVIFSRAKASSDRMEELLVADDDLEQLEIATDRHQGAASVRFEHVSFRYPGTTADVLRDVSFEVLAGEKLVIMGATGSGKSTMLQLLPRMFTATEGTVWVDGKNLADWPLDTLRNMIGYVPQQSMLFTGSIAENLSWGKPNATTNEIEEAAKKAQIHSSVMNFTDGYATRVGQRGVNLSGGQKQRLSIARALIRKPSLLILDDSTSALDVKTESSLWDALQEEDTTMLIVTQKIQTAQIADAILLVSEGEVVGYGTHEELLQTSAFYREIAESQQNGGVA, translated from the coding sequence ATGAAAACGGTTTTCCGCTATGCACTACCTTATAAATGGCCAATGTTCATCGCCATTCTACTCATGTTACTTGAACTATCGGTCGAATTAATACAGCCATTGCTGATCGGTAGAATTATAGATGAAGGAATAATGAAAGAAGACTTGAACACCGTGTTGATATGGGGGAGTGTCATGATGGCACTCGCCTTTATCGCGTTATTTACAGGCGTCGTCAATTCCTATTTCGCTGCACATGCCGCGCAAAGTTTCGGCTATGATCTCAGACAGGCTTTGTTTCAGCGCGTCCAGACGTTTTCACTAGCGGCATTTTTACGCTTTCCGACGTCAAGTCTCATTACACGTTTGACAAATGATGTGACGCTTGCCCAAACTGCGTTGTTCATGGGGTTACGAATTATGGCTCGCGCGCCGTTGATGGCACTCGGCAGTCTGATTATGGCATTCGTCGTCAGTCCGAAACTTGCGGTATTCTTACTAATCGGTGCACCGTTCCTAGCTGTATTCCTCGTTGGCATGGCACGCAAAGGTATACGTTTATTCGGGCAAGTACAACGCCGTTTGGACGGTGTCAATCGACTCGTACAAGAAAATTTACAAGCGGTTCGTCTCATAAAAGCCTATTTACGAGGTGTTTTTGAAACGAACCGTTTTTCCAAAGCGGCAAGTGCGCTGAAAAAAGATAGTATCCATGCGATGCGTTTAATGGAATTAATTTTACCCGTGTTATTGTTCATCATGAACGTCAGTTTCATGGCAGTGCTCTGGTTCGGTGCAGATGAAGTCCGCAACTCCAATATGCCTGTCGGGGACGTTGTAGCGGTCATCAACTACACGATGAGAATGACAAGCGCTTTTTCCATGTTCTCCTTTTTGATTGTTATTTTCTCGCGCGCAAAAGCGTCTTCTGATCGAATGGAAGAGTTGCTAGTTGCCGATGATGATCTTGAACAGCTGGAGATAGCTACCGATCGTCACCAAGGTGCAGCTTCCGTTCGGTTTGAACATGTATCATTCCGTTATCCAGGAACGACTGCAGACGTGCTACGAGACGTGTCGTTTGAAGTGCTTGCAGGGGAGAAACTCGTCATTATGGGGGCTACCGGTTCAGGTAAGTCCACAATGCTTCAACTACTCCCGCGCATGTTCACAGCGACGGAAGGTACGGTGTGGGTGGATGGCAAAAACCTAGCAGACTGGCCGCTTGATACATTACGGAACATGATCGGCTATGTGCCGCAACAATCGATGCTCTTTACAGGTTCCATCGCTGAAAATCTATCGTGGGGCAAGCCGAATGCCACTACGAATGAAATCGAAGAGGCCGCTAAAAAAGCACAAATTCATTCATCTGTCATGAATTTTACCGATGGCTATGCAACACGAGTCGGGCAGCGCGGCGTGAATTTATCGGGTGGTCAAAAACAACGTCTATCGATTGCTCGCGCATTGATCCGTAAACCTTCTTTACTGATTTTGGATGATAGTACGAGCGCGCTCGATGTCAAAACCGAATCGTCATTATGGGACGCATTGCAGGAAGAAGATACAACGATGCTGATCGTCACGCAAAAAATTCAAACCGCTCAAATAGCTGATGCGATTTTATTAGTTTCAGAGGGTGAGGTCGTAGGCTATGGTACGCATGAAGAGTTACTTCAAACGTCTGCCTTCTATCGGGAAATTGCGGAATCGCAACAGAATGGGGGAGTGGCATGA